One Orrella dioscoreae genomic window carries:
- a CDS encoding antibiotic biosynthesis monooxygenase family protein → MIAIIFELWPAEGRSQDYFSIAADLREELARIDGFISVERFQSVSEPGKYLSLSFFRDEAAVQAWRNRQAHRQAQENGRGGVFANYRLRVASVMRDYGLHERAEAPGDSRAHHPAPQAAMPRG, encoded by the coding sequence TCGAACTGTGGCCGGCCGAGGGCCGCAGCCAGGATTATTTCTCCATTGCCGCGGACCTGCGCGAAGAGCTCGCGCGGATCGATGGCTTCATTTCCGTGGAGCGCTTCCAGAGCGTCTCGGAGCCGGGCAAGTATCTCTCCCTGTCCTTCTTCCGCGACGAGGCCGCGGTGCAGGCGTGGCGCAACCGCCAGGCGCATCGGCAGGCGCAGGAGAACGGCCGCGGCGGCGTCTTCGCCAACTACCGCCTGCGGGTGGCATCGGTCATGCGCGATTACGGCCTGCACGAGCGTGCCGAAGCGCCCGGCGACAGCCGCGCGCACCATCCCGCGCCGCAGGCCGCGATGCCGCGGGGTTGA
- a CDS encoding LLM class flavin-dependent oxidoreductase, with amino-acid sequence MHRTRIAMPSAAPRLALPPVFASPADIPGSPLHEVLKQPLLLGLFLPVQSGGWSPSTLPRGTDWQFDYNARLTLQAEALGFDLVFGLAQWLPKGGHGGQIRYREESLDPFVTTAALGALTSRILLISTIQILYGPWHPLHLAKFGATLDHITDGRWGLNMVTGNLRTQALMFGREQIAHDERYAMAEEFTDFLTALWGEDENLSRAGRYWQTHDAYVSPRPRYGRPILVNATGSPAGMRYAARHSDLVFVTSPAGAEIEAALQALPAHIAALRQAGAAEGRALRTLINPMVICRPTEKEAREYHDAIVAAQDRQAVDAFQASSTARDSQAHRGHQRDQRAVGGNVQVVGSPEQVVDAFLRLKAAGCDGVQLTFYDFAPDLAYFGEAVLPLLKQAGLRIG; translated from the coding sequence ATGCACCGGACACGAATCGCCATGCCCTCCGCCGCGCCGCGCCTTGCCCTCCCGCCCGTGTTCGCCTCGCCGGCCGACATCCCGGGCAGCCCCTTGCACGAGGTGCTGAAGCAGCCGCTGTTGCTGGGGCTGTTCCTGCCGGTGCAAAGCGGCGGCTGGAGCCCGTCCACCCTGCCGCGCGGGACGGACTGGCAGTTCGACTACAACGCGCGCCTGACCTTGCAGGCCGAGGCGCTGGGCTTCGACCTGGTGTTCGGCCTGGCGCAATGGCTGCCCAAGGGCGGCCACGGCGGCCAGATCCGCTACCGCGAGGAATCGCTCGACCCCTTCGTGACCACGGCCGCCCTGGGGGCCCTGACCTCGCGCATCCTGCTGATCTCCACCATCCAGATCCTCTATGGCCCGTGGCACCCGCTGCACCTGGCCAAGTTCGGCGCCACGCTGGACCACATCACGGACGGGCGCTGGGGACTGAACATGGTCACCGGCAACCTTCGCACGCAGGCGCTGATGTTCGGCCGCGAGCAGATCGCGCACGACGAGCGCTATGCGATGGCCGAGGAGTTCACCGATTTCCTGACGGCGCTGTGGGGCGAGGACGAGAACCTGAGCCGCGCGGGCCGCTATTGGCAGACGCACGACGCCTATGTGTCGCCGCGGCCGCGCTATGGCCGGCCCATCCTGGTGAACGCAACGGGCTCGCCCGCCGGCATGCGGTATGCGGCCCGGCATTCCGACCTGGTGTTCGTGACCAGCCCGGCCGGCGCCGAGATCGAGGCCGCGCTGCAGGCCTTGCCCGCGCACATCGCTGCACTGCGCCAGGCGGGCGCCGCCGAGGGCCGGGCATTGCGCACGCTGATCAATCCCATGGTGATCTGCCGGCCGACCGAGAAGGAGGCGCGTGAGTACCACGACGCCATCGTGGCCGCGCAGGACCGCCAGGCGGTCGACGCCTTCCAGGCCTCGTCGACGGCGCGCGACAGCCAGGCGCATCGCGGCCACCAGCGCGACCAGCGCGCGGTCGGCGGCAATGTGCAGGTGGTGGGCAGCCCCGAGCAGGTCGTGGACGCCTTCCTGCGCCTGAAGGCGGCGGGCTGCGATGGCGTGCAACTGACTTTCTATGACTTCGCGCCCGACCTGGCGTATTTCGGCGAGGCGGTGCTGCCGCTGCTGAAGCAGGCCGGCCTGCGCATCGGATGA
- a CDS encoding ABC transporter permease, producing the protein MRVSLSSLRYVLARTAQVLPVAFLVIVLNFILMKTVPGDMADVIAGEAGAATPEFMAQLRAQFGSDQPLPSQFLSYVGKVLTLDLGWSFRHNAPVATLIAERVPATLALMSTALLLSALLGAWLGAVAGVTRWRWLDRLISALGALGFAVPLFWLGLMAIVLFSVTLGWLPSGGMQQLGASHQGWARAWDLARHLALPVLCLTLHYTAVYIRLMRESVRDVSQLDHVRTARAKGASRRRLVWRHIVPNALLPMVTMTGLQFGALLSGSVTVETVFAWPGLGQLALSAVSARDINLLLGILLASALFVVLVNLFTDLLYAVLDPRIDMTGGRA; encoded by the coding sequence TTGCGGGTTTCCCTTTCCTCCTTGCGCTACGTGCTGGCGCGCACGGCCCAGGTGCTGCCGGTGGCTTTCCTCGTCATCGTGCTGAACTTCATCCTGATGAAGACGGTGCCGGGCGACATGGCCGACGTGATCGCCGGCGAAGCGGGCGCCGCGACGCCGGAATTCATGGCGCAGCTGCGGGCCCAGTTCGGCAGCGACCAGCCCTTGCCCAGCCAGTTCCTGAGCTACGTGGGCAAGGTGCTGACGCTGGACCTCGGCTGGTCCTTTCGCCACAACGCGCCGGTGGCCACGCTGATTGCCGAGCGCGTGCCGGCCACCCTGGCGCTGATGAGCACCGCCCTGCTGCTGTCCGCGCTCCTGGGCGCCTGGCTGGGCGCGGTGGCGGGCGTCACGCGCTGGCGCTGGCTGGACCGCCTGATCTCCGCCCTGGGGGCGCTGGGCTTCGCCGTGCCGCTGTTCTGGCTGGGGCTCATGGCCATCGTGCTGTTTTCCGTGACGCTGGGCTGGCTGCCCTCGGGCGGCATGCAGCAGCTGGGCGCCTCGCACCAGGGCTGGGCCAGGGCCTGGGACCTGGCGCGCCACCTGGCGCTGCCGGTGCTGTGCCTGACCTTGCATTACACGGCGGTCTACATCCGCCTCATGCGGGAATCGGTGCGCGACGTCAGCCAGCTGGACCACGTGCGCACGGCGCGCGCCAAAGGGGCCTCCCGTCGCAGGCTGGTGTGGCGGCACATCGTGCCGAATGCCCTCCTGCCCATGGTCACGATGACCGGCCTGCAGTTCGGCGCCTTGCTGAGCGGCTCGGTCACGGTGGAAACGGTGTTCGCCTGGCCCGGGCTGGGCCAGCTGGCGCTGTCGGCGGTCTCGGCACGCGACATCAACCTGCTGCTGGGCATCCTGCTGGCCAGCGCGCTCTTCGTGGTGCTGGTGAATCTCTTCACCGACCTGCTCTATGCGGTGCTGGATCCGCGCATCGACATGACGGGAGGCCGCGCATGA
- a CDS encoding ABC transporter permease → MNTLAHAQARRIRLAHPALWLGAGSLALIGLVALLAGFVSSPDPMAMVARPYLWPGADPAHWLGTDMMGRDIWSGLAHGARVSLSVGLQAGLAASVLGVAAGCLAGYFGGRIDNAIMRLAELFQIMPALIFTIVIVAILSPTAQSIALGIAATSWPNVARLARGETLKLREADFVQAATVMGMGHLRIVATHVVPNALSPVVALLSLLTGQAILTEAALAFLGLGDPNAMSWGSMIGSGREVLRTAWYMTALPGAAIFLTVLALNLLGSGLNDLVNARRGSLS, encoded by the coding sequence ATGAATACCCTGGCCCACGCGCAAGCGCGCCGCATCCGGCTTGCCCACCCCGCCCTGTGGCTGGGCGCGGGCAGCCTGGCGCTGATCGGCCTGGTGGCCCTGCTGGCCGGATTCGTGTCCAGCCCCGACCCCATGGCCATGGTGGCGCGGCCCTATCTGTGGCCGGGCGCGGACCCGGCCCATTGGCTGGGTACGGACATGATGGGCCGCGACATCTGGAGCGGCCTGGCCCACGGCGCCCGCGTGTCCCTGTCGGTGGGCCTGCAGGCCGGGCTGGCGGCCTCGGTGCTGGGCGTGGCGGCGGGCTGCCTGGCGGGCTATTTCGGCGGCCGGATCGACAACGCCATCATGCGGCTGGCCGAACTGTTCCAGATCATGCCGGCGCTGATCTTCACCATCGTCATCGTCGCCATCCTGTCGCCCACCGCGCAGAGCATCGCCCTGGGCATTGCCGCGACCAGCTGGCCGAACGTCGCTCGCCTGGCGCGCGGCGAGACGCTGAAGCTGCGCGAGGCGGACTTCGTGCAAGCCGCCACCGTCATGGGCATGGGCCATCTGCGCATCGTCGCCACCCACGTCGTGCCCAACGCCCTGTCGCCCGTGGTGGCGCTGCTGTCCCTGCTGACGGGCCAGGCCATCCTGACCGAGGCCGCGCTGGCCTTCCTGGGCCTGGGCGACCCGAACGCCATGTCCTGGGGCAGCATGATCGGCTCGGGCCGTGAAGTGCTGCGCACCGCGTGGTACATGACGGCGCTGCCCGGCGCGGCCATCTTCCTGACCGTGCTGGCGCTGAACCTGCTGGGCAGCGGCCTGAACGACCTCGTCAACGCCCGGCGCGGGAGCCTGTCATGA
- a CDS encoding ATP-binding cassette domain-containing protein: MSPSATPLLRVEDLRIAYQGSQGRPDAVAVDGLSFEIHRGETLALVGESGCGKSTTGLALLRLLPASARIRARRLDFEGRGLLTLDERALRSVRGGGIGMVFQDALSALNPIMRVGDQVAEAVRLHRRCSAREARDEALALLERVRIPEAARRMREYPQRLSGGMRQRIVIAMALAGRPSLLVADEPTTALDVTIQAQILTLLRSLQRELDMGLLLITHDLGVVAEMADRVAVMRDGVCVESRPAAALYADPQHPYTRALLASRPGAAAIGAEWQAFA, encoded by the coding sequence ATGAGCCCCTCCGCCACGCCGCTGCTGCGGGTCGAGGACCTGCGCATCGCCTACCAGGGCAGCCAGGGACGGCCGGACGCCGTCGCCGTCGATGGCCTCTCGTTCGAGATCCATCGCGGCGAAACCCTGGCCCTCGTGGGCGAATCGGGTTGCGGCAAGTCGACCACGGGGCTTGCCCTGCTGCGCCTGCTGCCGGCCTCGGCCCGCATCCGCGCCCGCCGGCTGGATTTCGAAGGGCGCGGCCTGCTGACGCTGGACGAACGCGCGCTGCGGTCGGTGCGCGGCGGCGGCATCGGCATGGTGTTCCAGGATGCCTTGTCGGCGCTCAATCCCATCATGCGCGTGGGTGACCAGGTGGCCGAGGCGGTGCGCCTGCACCGCCGCTGCTCGGCACGCGAGGCGCGCGACGAAGCCCTGGCGCTGCTGGAGCGCGTGCGCATCCCGGAAGCGGCGCGGCGCATGCGGGAGTATCCGCAGCGCCTGTCCGGCGGCATGCGGCAGCGCATCGTGATCGCCATGGCGCTGGCCGGCAGGCCTTCGCTGCTGGTGGCCGACGAGCCCACCACCGCGCTGGACGTGACCATCCAGGCGCAGATCCTGACGCTGCTGCGCAGCCTGCAGCGCGAGCTGGACATGGGCCTGCTGCTGATCACCCACGACCTGGGCGTGGTGGCGGAAATGGCGGATCGCGTGGCGGTGATGCGTGACGGCGTCTGCGTGGAAAGCCGTCCCGCCGCGGCGCTGTATGCCGATCCGCAACACCCCTACACGCGCGCCCTGCTGGCGTCGCGGCCCGGAGCGGCCGCCATCGGCGCCGAATGGCAGGCCTTCGCATGA
- a CDS encoding oligopeptide/dipeptide ABC transporter ATP-binding protein: MSVTPLIQNVAARARPEGNPMIEPLLDIQALQVRYRTPRGVLTAVDGVDLRVQAGETVALIGESGCGKTSLGKAVLRLMAPTSGRILFQGADLAALPPRRLKPLRRDLQMIFQDPLAALDPRHAALRIVQAPLALHGTPRAQRAARAQALFEQVGLPWSLRERLPHQLSGGQRQRLNIARALATSPRLVVCDEPVSALDVTLQTQVLALLRTLQDTLGVAYLFISHDISVVEALADRIAVMYLGRIVEVLPAGQLWQAAAHPYTRLLLASVPGRDPGARRLPQQAAPAVELPSLYALPRGCRFQSRCPQATELCRREDPALSPLRPGQAVACHHAATPSALRPLPVRILTQADPCPTPKLSIAV; encoded by the coding sequence ATGAGCGTCACGCCTCTTATCCAGAACGTCGCCGCGCGTGCGCGGCCCGAAGGAAACCCCATGATCGAGCCCTTGCTGGACATCCAGGCCTTGCAGGTCCGGTACCGGACGCCGCGCGGCGTCCTGACCGCCGTGGATGGCGTCGACCTGCGCGTGCAGGCCGGGGAAACCGTGGCGCTCATCGGCGAGTCGGGCTGTGGCAAGACCTCGCTGGGCAAGGCCGTGCTGCGCCTGATGGCGCCCACGTCGGGCCGGATCCTGTTCCAGGGCGCCGACCTGGCGGCCCTGCCGCCGCGCAGGCTCAAGCCCTTGCGGCGCGACCTGCAGATGATCTTCCAGGATCCGCTGGCGGCCCTGGATCCGCGCCACGCGGCGCTGCGCATCGTGCAGGCGCCGCTGGCCCTGCACGGCACGCCGCGCGCGCAACGGGCGGCGCGCGCCCAGGCGCTGTTCGAGCAGGTCGGCCTGCCCTGGTCCTTGCGCGAACGCCTGCCCCACCAGTTGTCGGGCGGGCAGCGCCAGCGCCTGAACATCGCGCGGGCATTGGCGACCTCGCCCCGGCTGGTGGTGTGCGACGAGCCGGTATCGGCGCTGGACGTGACCCTGCAGACGCAGGTGCTGGCCCTGCTGCGCACGCTGCAGGACACGCTGGGCGTGGCCTATCTCTTCATCAGCCATGACATCTCGGTGGTCGAAGCCCTGGCTGACCGCATCGCGGTCATGTACCTGGGACGCATCGTCGAGGTGCTGCCGGCGGGCCAGCTCTGGCAGGCCGCGGCGCATCCCTACACGCGCCTGCTGCTGGCCTCGGTGCCGGGGCGGGATCCGGGCGCGCGGCGCCTGCCGCAACAGGCCGCGCCCGCCGTCGAGCTGCCCAGCCTCTACGCCCTGCCCCGGGGCTGCCGCTTCCAGTCGCGTTGCCCGCAGGCCACCGAACTGTGCCGCCGCGAGGACCCGGCGCTGTCGCCGCTGCGCCCGGGCCAGGCGGTGGCCTGTCATCACGCCGCGACGCCGTCTGCGTTGCGGCCCCTTCCCGTCCGCATTCTTACGCAGGCCGATCCATGTCCCACGCCCAAGCTGTCCATCGCCGTCTGA
- a CDS encoding acyl-CoA dehydrogenase family protein, producing the protein MSHAQAVHRRLSAAPSDPDDAPQADALVLAAQGLAQALASASAHRDAQRALPHAPFQRLRAERIGALRVPREHGGAGGSVVQMVDVALALARGDSNVAQAFLSHFVFLERLRLMGTPAQQARYLPQAARGTLFGAAAAERGGKTRGELATRLVRDGDHYRLDGLKHYSTGALFADILKIRALDDEGRMVAAMIPADREGVTRIDDWDGMGQRCTASGTTRLARVRVEADEILLMQPWLAQRHHTGALAQIFHCAVDAGIAQAALRDAVDWGRRGLRAVKESGVARPQDDPYVLQTVGGIAAQAAAAEAMVRAAAARIDAAADARFGTASPEDIERLTIDASIATAQAKIISTRASLHAGQALFDVGGAATTLRGHNFDRHWRNARTHTTHDPLAYKFRTVGDYLLNDQAPPLTFSY; encoded by the coding sequence ATGTCCCACGCCCAAGCTGTCCATCGCCGTCTGAGCGCGGCGCCTTCCGATCCCGACGATGCCCCGCAGGCGGATGCGCTGGTGCTGGCTGCCCAGGGGCTGGCCCAGGCGTTGGCGAGCGCTTCCGCGCACCGCGATGCGCAGCGGGCGCTGCCGCATGCGCCGTTCCAGCGCTTGCGCGCCGAGCGCATCGGCGCGCTGCGCGTGCCGCGCGAGCACGGCGGCGCGGGCGGCAGCGTGGTCCAGATGGTCGACGTGGCGCTGGCATTGGCGCGCGGCGACAGCAATGTCGCGCAGGCCTTCCTCTCGCATTTCGTTTTCCTGGAACGGCTGCGGCTGATGGGCACGCCCGCCCAGCAGGCGCGCTACCTGCCCCAGGCCGCGCGCGGCACGCTGTTCGGCGCCGCGGCCGCCGAGCGCGGCGGCAAGACGCGCGGCGAGCTGGCCACGCGCCTGGTCCGCGACGGCGATCACTATCGGCTGGATGGCCTGAAGCACTACAGCACGGGCGCCTTGTTCGCCGACATCCTGAAGATCCGCGCCCTGGATGACGAAGGCCGCATGGTGGCCGCGATGATTCCGGCGGACCGGGAGGGCGTCACGCGCATCGACGACTGGGACGGCATGGGCCAGCGCTGCACCGCCAGCGGAACGACCCGGCTGGCGCGTGTGCGTGTCGAGGCTGACGAGATCCTGCTGATGCAGCCCTGGCTGGCGCAGCGCCACCACACGGGGGCGCTGGCCCAGATCTTCCATTGCGCCGTGGACGCGGGCATTGCCCAGGCGGCGCTGCGCGACGCGGTGGACTGGGGCCGGCGCGGCCTGCGCGCGGTGAAGGAAAGTGGCGTGGCGCGTCCCCAGGACGACCCCTATGTCCTGCAGACCGTGGGCGGCATCGCTGCCCAGGCCGCCGCCGCCGAGGCGATGGTGCGTGCGGCCGCGGCCCGGATCGATGCCGCCGCCGACGCGCGATTCGGCACGGCGTCGCCCGAGGACATCGAGCGCCTGACCATCGACGCGTCGATCGCCACGGCCCAGGCCAAGATCATCTCCACGCGCGCCAGCCTGCACGCCGGCCAGGCGCTGTTCGACGTGGGCGGCGCGGCCACCACGCTGCGCGGACACAACTTCGACCGCCACTGGCGCAACGCGCGCACCCACACCACCCACGACCCGCTGGCCTACAAGTTCAGGACCGTGGGCGACTACCTGCTCAACGACCAGGCGCCGCCGCTGACGTTCTCCTATTGA
- a CDS encoding ABC transporter substrate-binding protein, translated as MSFDRPAFNRRHFLELLAAGMGAGMLPSALAAQAAAAGQPVRGGTLIANVSPEPSAGLVGGINISAPVLPISASIFDGLVTYDRDFKPQPQLAESWEQSADGKTITFRLRRGVTWHDGVPFTSADVQYSILNVVKKTHPRGGSTFAKVTSVDTPDAHTVVLNLSGPSPVIWSALFGTETQIVPKHLYEGTNPLTNPWNSKPIGTGAFVFKEWVRGSHILLERNPNYWDQGKPYLDRVIFKAIPDAGARAVALENGEILLAANNPVPESDVARLAANPSLVVNTEGWQAPAPIFFFDFNWRQERFRDIRVRKAFAHAIDRKALAENVWYGLATVATSPVPSYQKAFHNPDLPQYEYDPRKAEQLLEDAGLKRDANGVRLSITHVTCAPYGPVYVRAGELFRQQLKQIGVEVKLINYDLGTYVRKLFTDYEFDTSSMWYSCYPDPQIGVQRRFWSKNIKPGSPSSNGSGYSSPEMDRAIEAMQEEGDVEKRKAHIFEMQRIAQEDVASITLLELQFYGIYNKRLQGLRAGPLTFYSTLADAWLQS; from the coding sequence ATGTCCTTCGATCGTCCCGCTTTCAACCGCCGCCATTTCCTGGAACTGCTTGCCGCAGGCATGGGCGCCGGCATGCTGCCGTCGGCCCTGGCCGCCCAGGCCGCGGCCGCCGGCCAGCCCGTGCGCGGCGGCACGCTCATCGCCAACGTCAGCCCCGAACCCTCGGCGGGCCTGGTGGGCGGCATCAACATCTCCGCGCCGGTGCTGCCCATTTCCGCCAGCATCTTCGACGGCCTGGTCACCTATGACCGCGACTTCAAGCCCCAGCCCCAGCTGGCGGAATCATGGGAACAGTCGGCCGACGGCAAGACGATCACCTTCCGCCTGCGCCGTGGCGTGACCTGGCACGACGGCGTGCCCTTCACGTCGGCGGACGTGCAGTACTCCATCCTGAACGTGGTGAAGAAGACCCACCCGCGTGGCGGCTCCACCTTCGCCAAGGTCACCTCGGTGGATACGCCGGACGCGCACACCGTGGTGCTGAACCTGTCGGGTCCTTCGCCAGTCATCTGGTCGGCGCTGTTCGGCACCGAGACGCAGATCGTGCCCAAGCACCTGTACGAGGGCACCAATCCGCTGACCAACCCCTGGAACAGCAAGCCCATCGGCACCGGCGCCTTCGTCTTCAAGGAGTGGGTGCGCGGCAGCCACATCCTGCTCGAGCGCAACCCCAACTACTGGGACCAGGGCAAGCCTTACCTGGACCGCGTCATCTTCAAGGCCATTCCCGATGCGGGCGCCCGCGCCGTGGCGCTGGAGAACGGCGAGATCCTGCTGGCGGCGAACAACCCCGTGCCGGAAAGCGACGTGGCGCGCCTGGCGGCCAATCCGTCGCTGGTGGTGAACACCGAGGGCTGGCAGGCCCCGGCGCCCATCTTCTTCTTCGACTTCAACTGGCGCCAGGAACGCTTCCGGGACATCCGCGTGCGCAAGGCCTTCGCCCATGCCATCGACCGCAAGGCCTTGGCCGAGAACGTCTGGTACGGCCTGGCCACGGTGGCGACCAGCCCGGTGCCGAGCTACCAGAAAGCCTTCCACAACCCGGACCTGCCGCAATACGAGTACGACCCGAGGAAGGCAGAGCAACTGCTGGAGGACGCGGGCCTGAAGCGTGACGCCAACGGCGTGCGCCTGTCGATCACGCACGTGACCTGCGCGCCCTACGGTCCGGTGTACGTGCGGGCGGGCGAACTGTTCCGCCAGCAGCTCAAGCAGATCGGCGTTGAGGTCAAGCTGATCAACTACGACCTGGGCACCTATGTGCGCAAGCTGTTCACCGACTACGAGTTCGACACCTCGTCCATGTGGTACTCGTGCTATCCCGATCCGCAGATCGGCGTGCAGCGCCGCTTCTGGAGCAAGAACATCAAGCCGGGCTCGCCGTCCAGCAATGGCTCGGGCTACAGCTCGCCCGAGATGGATCGCGCCATCGAAGCCATGCAGGAGGAAGGCGACGTGGAAAAGCGCAAGGCGCACATCTTCGAGATGCAGCGCATCGCCCAGGAGGATGTGGCCTCCATCACCCTGCTGGAACTGCAGTTCTACGGCATCTACAACAAGCGGCTGCAGGGGCTGCGCGCCGGACCGCTGACCTTCTATTCCACGCTGGCCGACGCGTGGCTGCAATCATGA
- a CDS encoding acyl-CoA dehydrogenase family protein, with protein MSAVTEVEERAARNAVLSPASLLARAERLARDLAAHAAARDLAGEPAREAYADAYARIRADRLGALRVPARLGGAGGSVRDLATLVITLASGDSSVAQALLPHFVFVERTLLMATPAQVDDYLGRIAGGVLVGGASAERGTGVRGEVRTLLRREGNGYRLDGIKHYSTGALIGDLVKVTAVDDAGDSVLVVLPAGREGIRLLDDWDGMGQRGTVSGTSHFENVAVAGHEVLRTQRWSTERHHTGAASQIVHCGIQVGIALAALRDAVAWGRRGLRGVKESGVAKPQDDPYVLQVLGDISAQAEAARALTLHAADQVDAAARARFGDEASAEDVARLAAHASVVTAQAKVIATQAGLHAGQALFDVGGAATTLREHNFDRHWRNARTHATHDPVAYKLKAVGNALLNDVAPPVSYLY; from the coding sequence ATGAGCGCCGTGACCGAGGTCGAGGAAAGGGCCGCCCGCAACGCGGTCCTGTCGCCGGCGTCCCTGTTGGCGCGGGCCGAGCGCCTGGCCCGCGACCTGGCCGCCCATGCTGCCGCGCGTGACCTTGCGGGCGAGCCGGCCCGGGAGGCCTATGCCGACGCCTATGCGCGCATCCGCGCCGACAGGCTGGGCGCGCTGCGCGTGCCCGCTCGCCTGGGTGGCGCAGGCGGCAGCGTGCGGGACCTGGCGACGCTCGTCATCACATTGGCCTCGGGCGATTCCAGCGTGGCCCAGGCCCTGTTGCCGCATTTCGTCTTCGTGGAACGCACGCTGCTCATGGCCACGCCCGCGCAGGTGGACGATTACCTGGGCCGGATCGCCGGCGGCGTGCTGGTGGGCGGCGCCTCGGCCGAACGTGGCACCGGCGTGCGCGGCGAGGTGCGCACGCTGTTGCGGCGCGAGGGGAATGGCTATCGCCTGGACGGCATCAAGCACTACAGCACCGGCGCGCTGATCGGCGACCTGGTCAAGGTGACCGCTGTCGACGACGCCGGCGACAGCGTCCTGGTGGTGCTGCCCGCCGGGCGCGAGGGCATTCGCCTGCTGGACGACTGGGACGGCATGGGCCAGCGGGGCACGGTCAGCGGCACGAGCCACTTCGAGAACGTGGCCGTGGCCGGGCACGAGGTGCTGCGCACGCAGCGCTGGTCCACCGAACGTCATCACACGGGGGCGGCTTCCCAGATCGTCCATTGCGGCATCCAGGTCGGCATTGCGCTGGCCGCGCTGCGCGATGCGGTGGCATGGGGCCGGCGCGGCCTGCGCGGCGTGAAGGAAAGCGGCGTGGCAAAGCCCCAGGACGATCCTTACGTGCTGCAGGTGCTGGGCGACATCTCGGCGCAGGCCGAGGCGGCGCGCGCGCTGACGCTGCATGCCGCCGACCAGGTCGATGCCGCTGCCCGCGCCCGCTTTGGCGACGAGGCCTCGGCCGAGGACGTGGCCCGCCTGGCGGCGCATGCCTCGGTCGTGACGGCGCAGGCAAAGGTGATCGCCACCCAGGCCGGCCTGCATGCGGGCCAGGCGCTATTCGACGTGGGCGGCGCGGCCACCACGCTGCGCGAACACAATTTCGACCGGCACTGGCGCAATGCCCGCACCCACGCCACGCACGACCCGGTGGCCTACAAGCTCAAGGCAGTGGGCAACGCGCTGCTGAACGACGTGGCGCCGCCCGTCAGCTACCTCTATTGA